The Nitrosomonas cryotolerans ATCC 49181 genome includes a window with the following:
- a CDS encoding c-type cytochrome, with protein sequence MRAIWIGMIAASALFLVGTAQASEDLAKSSGCLNCHTVDKKLVGPALKDIAAKYADDADAATMLAGKIQKGSNGVWGPIPMPPNGAVNDENAKILADWILSFK encoded by the coding sequence ATGAGAGCAATTTGGATCGGAATGATTGCAGCATCAGCTTTATTTTTAGTCGGTACTGCGCAAGCAAGTGAAGACCTGGCAAAAAGTAGTGGGTGTTTGAATTGCCATACTGTTGATAAAAAACTGGTTGGTCCAGCACTGAAAGATATCGCAGCAAAGTATGCAGATGATGCTGACGCAGCAACCATGTTGGCAGGAAAAATTCAGAAAGGCAGCAATGGTGTATGGGGACCAATCCCTATGCCACCTAACGGAGCAGTCAATGATGAGAACGCCAAAATCCTAGCAGACTGGATTTTGTCATTCAAGTAA
- a CDS encoding OsmC family protein — MKTRIEWKSGVSFLGKSESGHAILMDGAPEAGGKNLGPRPMEMLLMGLGGCTTFDVILILRKSRQDISDCVVEIEAVRAAKDPKVFTHIHLHFILTGRNLQQKQVARAINLSAEKYCSASIMLRNTVTITHDFEILEL, encoded by the coding sequence ATGAAAACACGCATAGAGTGGAAAAGCGGAGTCAGTTTCTTAGGTAAATCAGAAAGTGGCCATGCAATATTAATGGATGGTGCACCGGAAGCTGGCGGAAAAAATCTGGGACCACGTCCCATGGAAATGTTACTGATGGGACTGGGTGGGTGCACGACATTCGATGTGATATTGATACTCAGAAAAAGTCGACAGGATATCAGTGATTGTGTGGTTGAAATTGAAGCAGTACGCGCAGCGAAAGATCCCAAAGTATTCACGCATATTCACTTGCACTTCATTCTTACCGGAAGAAACCTCCAACAGAAACAAGTGGCACGCGCAATCAATCTCTCGGCAGAAAAATACTGTTCAGCTTCAATTATGTTAAGAAATACCGTTACGATTACACATGATTTCGAAATTCTGGAATTATAA
- the lipA gene encoding lipoyl synthase yields the protein MSTEIRQKGSAKTARNPIKITPQSPSDLLRKPSWIKVRSSSSQAYYEVKRILREKKLHTVCEEASCPNIGECFGKGTATFMILGDLCTRRCPFCDVAHGKPLVPDAEEPLHLAESIAAMKLKYVVITSVDRDDLRDGGAQHFADCIREIRVHSPQTKIEILVPDFRGRLAVALEKLSAHPPDVLNHNLETVPRLYKQCRPGADYAHSLKLLKDFKTSFPSIPTKSGLMLGLGETDEEILEVLSDLREHDVEMLTIGQYLQPSIGHLPVLRYVSPADFNKFEQTAIKMGFSNAACGPMVRSSYHADQQAHEAGIT from the coding sequence ATGAGCACTGAAATTCGCCAGAAAGGCAGCGCTAAAACAGCGCGTAATCCTATCAAAATTACTCCACAATCTCCCAGTGATCTGCTGCGCAAGCCATCATGGATAAAGGTGCGTTCATCTAGCAGTCAGGCTTATTATGAGGTTAAGCGCATACTACGAGAAAAGAAACTGCATACGGTATGTGAAGAAGCTTCATGTCCTAACATTGGCGAATGTTTCGGAAAAGGAACTGCGACCTTTATGATTTTAGGAGATCTATGCACACGACGTTGCCCATTTTGTGATGTAGCGCATGGTAAGCCATTGGTTCCTGATGCTGAAGAGCCGTTACATCTGGCAGAATCAATTGCTGCCATGAAATTGAAATATGTGGTAATTACTAGTGTTGACCGTGATGATTTGCGTGATGGTGGCGCTCAACATTTCGCTGATTGTATTCGAGAAATTCGCGTTCACTCACCGCAGACAAAGATTGAAATTCTGGTCCCGGATTTTCGTGGCAGACTTGCCGTTGCATTAGAAAAGTTATCCGCCCATCCACCAGATGTATTGAACCACAATCTTGAAACTGTGCCGCGTTTGTACAAACAATGTCGCCCTGGCGCAGATTACGCTCACTCATTAAAGCTATTGAAAGATTTTAAGACGTCATTTCCAAGTATACCAACTAAATCTGGATTAATGCTGGGACTTGGTGAAACGGATGAAGAAATTCTTGAGGTTTTGAGTGACTTGCGTGAGCATGACGTTGAAATGTTGACAATCGGCCAATATTTACAGCCGAGTATTGGACATTTGCCTGTACTAAGGTATGTTTCACCGGCAGACTTTAATAAATTTGAACAAACTGCTATCAAAATGGGGTTCAGTAATGCTGCCTGTGGTCCGATGGTGCGCTCTAGCTATCATGCTGATCAGCAGGCACATGAAGCAGGTATAACCTGA
- the lipB gene encoding lipoyl(octanoyl) transferase LipB produces MDISSSRLIVETEQLRIKKMGVVDYRVTWQAMQDFTNTRTDRSCDEIWLVQHPPVYTQGIAGKSEHLLCDNGITVIKTDRGGQITYHGPGQLIAYLLLDIRRLRLGVRELVRRMESAVIDLLKDYHIEATGRPDAPGVYVANAKIASLGLKIKKGFCYHGIALNVDMNLMPFSAINPCGYAGLVVTQTRDLGITAGLETLGNELIEKLQERLIKGNNIHRHEH; encoded by the coding sequence ATGGATATTTCTTCTTCCAGACTAATTGTCGAAACTGAGCAGCTTAGGATCAAAAAAATGGGTGTGGTTGATTATCGTGTTACCTGGCAGGCAATGCAAGATTTTACAAATACGCGTACTGATAGGTCATGTGATGAGATATGGCTGGTCCAGCATCCACCGGTTTATACCCAGGGTATTGCGGGCAAGTCTGAACATCTGCTTTGTGACAATGGGATTACAGTCATTAAAACTGACCGAGGAGGGCAAATCACTTATCATGGCCCCGGTCAGCTCATTGCCTATTTATTACTGGATATACGCCGTTTGAGGCTCGGGGTGAGAGAGTTAGTCAGAAGAATGGAATCTGCTGTGATAGACTTGTTGAAAGATTATCATATTGAGGCAACAGGCCGCCCGGATGCACCAGGTGTCTATGTAGCTAATGCTAAGATTGCATCACTGGGATTAAAAATAAAGAAGGGATTTTGTTATCATGGTATCGCGCTGAATGTTGATATGAATCTCATGCCATTTTCTGCAATTAATCCCTGCGGCTATGCGGGATTAGTCGTTACACAAACTAGAGACCTGGGTATTACGGCAGGATTAGAAACGTTAGGTAACGAACTTATCGAGAAATTACAAGAAAGACTTATCAAAGGAAATAATATTCATCGTCATGAGCACTGA